In the Panulirus ornatus isolate Po-2019 chromosome 45, ASM3632096v1, whole genome shotgun sequence genome, one interval contains:
- the mbt gene encoding uncharacterized protein mbt, whose translation MFKKKNKKVQISAPSNFEHRVHTGFDHHEQKYVGLPPQWQGIVSNALDKGRPMPLVDPSEITPVDMLDMKVPQEISRGQDSSSRLSRGFATLNLADPVRNPQANMRGERGGGNNNNINNNNNNNNGSGPANLPKTSSVARSNSLRSSSPPRLRRPEQWGGHNLPPTLHEGEVLDGPPHNWPPYSQYPGHPQYPGHAQHPGPGQHMPHPNHPGHYQGHPGHQQGPPGHPPHHPLNPTQPPKGSPGYPPHIRPHQSHGPPHPGPHGPLHGGPPYPGPPHGHPINGEERWDPRDPRGPHHPDMRRDGWGMGRPELGGLRTPSGPSSAGSAGSSGQHGPTPPPPHHQNLHNGHPPHPQGGRPPAQLPHEVGGGPIHHNGPHYPSQPHPGQHPHSGSSAHPNQHAHQQSNQHPHTTSQHPGQHAHQSPSSQRTHHRKPQPLPPSHQSTHGPPPGHPTPPHHTSQSQLHQLHQEQHQSQSQQQPQPPHHPSQQQQQLPPPPPPHGVQKLPPPPHQLPPHAQMYSKPPAPAPEQNSPSGKGSGVSQQDHNGNRFDPQSAGHTTMPQVALRDRKASGEGREGGGNVASANSTPNNNMTSLPGKSPPGLSHGSAAQHHPSAKQHDQQRLSHEQFRAALQMVVSPGDPRYNLDNFIKIGEGSTGIVCIASNRDSGTQVAVKKMDLRKQQRRELLFNEVVIMRDYHHPNIVEMYDSFLVEDELWVVMEFLEGGALTDIVTHARMDEEQIATVCRQCLKALAYLHSQGVIHRDIKSDSILLASDGRVKLSDFGFCAQVSQELPKRKSLVGTPYWMAPEVISRLPYGPEVDIWSLGIMVIEMVDGEPPFFNEPPLQAMRRIRDMPPPKLKNSHKISPRLQGFLEKMLVRDPGQRATAFELLQHPFLRQAGPPSLLVPLMRSFRHSPC comes from the exons ATGTTtaagaaaaagaacaagaaagTGCAGATTTCAGCACCCAGTAACTTTGAACACCGTGTCCACACTGGGTTTGATCACCATGAACAAAA ATATGTTGGACTGCCACCTCAGTGGCAAGGGATTGTCTCAAATGCACTTGATAAGGGTAGACCCATGCCACTTGTTGACCCGTCGGAGATCACACCTGTAGATATGCTGGACATGAAG GTACCCCAAGAGATCTCAAGAGGACAAGATTCCTCGAGCCGACTCAGCCGGGGATTTGCCACCCTTAACTTAGCTGACCCTGTTAGAAACCCACAG GCAAATATGCGTGGAGAACGAGGAGggggcaataataataatatcaataataataacaataataataatggtagtggaCCAGCCAATCTACCCAAGACTTCCAGTGTTGCGCGATCCAATTCTCTGCGTTCCTCCAGTCCTCCCAGGCTCCGGCGGCCTGAACAGTGGGGCGGCCACAACCTCCCACCAACCCTTCATGAGGGTGAGGTGTTAGATGGACCCCCACACAATTGGCCCCCCTATTCTCAGTACCCAGGCCATCCACAGTACCCCGGACATGCTCAACACCCAGGACCAGGTCAACACATGCCTCACCCAAACCATCCAGGCCACTACCAGGGCCATCCAGGACACCAGCAAGGCCCTCCTGGACACCCACCTCATCATCCACTAAATCCAACCCAACCTCCCAAAGGTTCGCCCGGTTATCCTCCCCACATCCGACCCCACCAGAGCCATGGGCCACCTCATCCAGGGCCCCATGGACCCTTACATGGTGGGCCTCCCTATCCAGGACCACCCCACGGCCATCCCATAAATGGTGAAGAACGATGGGATCCTCGTGATCCAAGGGGCCCCCATCACCCAGACATGCGACGGGATGGATGGGGGATGGGAAGGCCAGAGCTGGGAGGTTTGAGAACACCCTCAGGTCCCTCATCCGCAGGATCAGCTGGCAGTAGTGGACAACAcggccccacacccccaccccctcatcatCAGAACCTTCATAATGGGCATCCGCCACATCCTCAG GGAGGACGGCCTCCAGCGCAGCTACCACATGAAGTGGGTGGTGGACCTATCCACCACAATGGCCCACATTatccctctcaaccacacccggGCCAGCATCCACACTCTGGCTCCTCTGCACACCCAAATCAACATGCTCATCAACAATCTAATCAGCACCCTCATACCACAAGTCAGCATCCTGGTCAACATGCCCATCAGTCGCCTTCCTCACAACGCACCCATCATCGTAAGCctcagcccctccctccttcacaccaGTCAACTCATGGACCTCCTCCTGGTCATCCTaccccaccacatcacacctcCCAGAGCCAGTTGCACCAGCTGCATCAGGAACAGCACCAGTCACAGTCTCAACAGCAACCTCAGCCACCACATCATccgtcacagcagcagcagcagcttccacctcccccaccacctcatgGAGTACAAAAGTTGCCACCGCCTCCACATCAGCTCCCACCTCATGCCCAGATGTATTCAAAG cctcCAGCCCCAGCACCAGAGCAGAACTCTCCTTCTGGCAAAGGATCTGGGGTATCTCAGCAAGATCACAATGGCAATCGTTTTGACCCACAGTCTGCTGGCCACACTACAATGCCACAGGTGGCACTACGAGACAGAAAAGCAAGTGGTGAGGGCAGAGAAGGAGGTGGTAATGTGGCGAGTGCCAACAGTACCCCAAATAATAACATGACTAGTTTACCAGGAAAGTCTCCACCAGGCCTCTCTCATGGTAGTGCAGCTCAACACCACCCATCTGCTAAACAACATGATCAGCAGAGATTATCTCATGAGCAG TTCCGAGCAGCTCTGCAAATGGTAGTGAGTCCAGGTGACCCGAGGTATAACCTAGACAACTTTATCAAGATTGGAGAAGGATCCACAGGCATTGTCTGTATAGCCAGTAACCGAGATTCTGGAACTCAG GTTGCAGTAAAGAAGATGGACTTACGGAAACAACAGCGGAGAGAGCTTCTGTTCAATGAGGTGGTGATTATGCGGGATTaccatcaccccaacattgtgGAGATGTATGACTCGTTTTTGGTGGAAGATGAGCTGTGGGTTGTAATGGAGTTCCTAGAGGGTGGGGCCCTCACTGACATCGTAACCCATGCCAGGATGGATGAGGAACAAATTGCTACG GTGTGCAGACAGTGCCTTAAAGCCCTAGCCTACTTACATTCCCAAGGGGTTATTCATCGAGATATCAAGAGTGACTCAATTTTGTTAGCGAGTGATGGAAGG GTTAAGCTCTCGGACTTTGGCTTCTGTGCGCAAGTTTCTCAAGAATTACCGAAGCGCAAATCCCTAGTGGGCACTCCTTACTGGATGGCACCAGAAGTCATATCAAGACTCCCATATGGCCCTGAGGTCGATATTTGGTCGCTAGGGATCATGGTGATTGAGATGGTGGATGGTGAACCCCCTTTCTTCAATGAGCCCCCCTTACAAGCCATGAGACGAATAAGGGATATGCCTCCTCCAAAATTGAAGAATTCTCACAAG ATATCACCACGTCTACAAGGATTTCTGGAAAAGATGCTGGTTCGGGATCCAGGCCAGAGAGCAACTGCATTTGAACTCCTTCAGCATCCTTTTTTACGTCAGGCAGGGCCACCGTCTCTTCTCGTTCCACTGATGAGGTCTTTTAGACACTCTCCTTGTTAA